The Triticum aestivum cultivar Chinese Spring chromosome 3A, IWGSC CS RefSeq v2.1, whole genome shotgun sequence genome includes a region encoding these proteins:
- the LOC123060543 gene encoding DCC family protein At1g52590, chloroplastic produces the protein MATMAGRYWCSYSSPSAPPPQRQRGPPLQPRHTGGRGRGLRRPSLRAAASAAGEPVKAATDAEFFQPADSRPIMLFDGVCNLCNGGVRFVRERDPGRSIRYIPLQSDSGRKLLRRSGRSPDDISSVVLVEKDRSYIKSEAVLRIMEYLNLPFPQLAAFLKIAPLFVRDFAYDNVANNRYVVFGRSETESCEIL, from the exons ATGGCGACCATGGCCGGGCGCTACTGGTGCAGCTACAGCTCGCCTTCTGCGCCGCCGCCCCAGCGGCAGCGCGGGCCTCCGCTGCAGCCGCGACACACGGGAGGACGGGGAAGGGGACTCCGGCGACCGAGCCTACGGGCGGCCGCGTCGGCGGCGGGGGAGCCCGTGAAGGCGGCCACGGACGCCGAGTTCTTCCAGCCCGCCGACTCGAGGCCCATCATGCTCTTCGACGGCGTGTGCAACCTCTGCAACGGCGGCGTCCGGTTCGTGCGGGAGCGCGACCCTGGCCGGAGCATCAGGTACATCCCCCTCCAGAGCGACTCCGGGAGGAAGCTCCTGCGCCGGTCCGGCAGAAGCCCCGACGACATCTCCAGCGTCGTCCTCGTCGAGAAGGACAG GTCCTACATCAAGTCTGAAGCTGTGCTGAGGATAATGGAGTACCTCAACCTGCCGTTCCCGCAGCTCGCCGCGTTCCTCAAAATTGCCCCTCT GTTTGTGAGGGACTTCGCCTACGACAACGTCGCGAACAACCGGTATGTGGTGTTCGGCCGGTCAGAGACAGAATCATGCGAGATACTCTGA
- the LOC123060542 gene encoding probable polygalacturonase At1g80170 isoform X1, translated as MRAAAGHGASFLALPLLLLLVVSAEARSAAAAGRRKGEGTRYSVMAFHAAGDGKTDDSKAFEETWDSACRDSGGATVYVPEGRTFLLGETKLQGPCKSPITMQVDGDIVAPSSIWGLKSLTSLLAFYRVDNLTVDGSGQIDGRGAPWWDCYNKKKCHYRPQLVSFSFCNGLRVTNIRLKDSADKHMSVFECSQVQVHNVTVVAPRDSPNTDGITMGASDHVRISSCNIHSGDDCVSILTGTTDVNVTDVMCGPGHGISVGSLGGAGEKQTMVERITVSNCNFFNTMTGVRIKSWQGGRGKANTFLFTDLNMTEVRYPIYIDQFYCPQGNCPEREGGVAITDARFINIRGTSSEQEAIQILCSKSVPCHGIFLHNVDLSWANHTAPTKAKILNAQGRVAGKVKPQVRFRGL; from the exons ATG AGGGCTGCAGCAGGACATGGCGCCTCCTTCCTCGCGCTGCCGCTGCTACTGCTTCTCGTGGTGTCGGCCGAAGCCCGATCTgcggcggcggccgggcggcgGAAAGGGGAAGGGACTCGGTACAGCGTCATGGCTTTCCACGCCGCCGGGGACGGCAAGACGGATGATTCCAAG GCGTTCGAGGAGACGTGGGACTCGGCATGCAGAGacagcggcggggcgacggtgtACGTCCCTGAAGGAAGGACCTTCCTGCTGGGAGAGACCAAGTTGCAGGGACCCTGCAAGTCGCCGATCACCATGCAG GTGGACGGGGACATCGTGGCGCCAAGCTCCATCTGGGGCCTAAAGTCGTTAACAAGCCTCCTGGCCTTCTACAGGGTGGACAACCTGACGGTGGACGGCAGCGGGCAGATCGACGGCCGAGGCGCGCCGTGGTGGGACTGCTACAACAAGAAG AAATGCCATTACCGGCCACAG CTGGTGTCATTCTCGTTCTGCAACGGTCTACGGGTGACCAACATACGCCTCAAGGACAGCGCCGACAAGCACATGAGCGTGTTCGAGTGCAGCCAGGTGCAGGTGCACAACGTCACCGTCGTGGCGCCCCGCGACAGCCCCAACACGGACGGGATCACCATGGGGGCCTCCGACCATGTCCGCATCTCCTCTTGCAACATCCACAGCG GTGATGATTGCGTGTCGATTCTAACGGGCACCACCGATGTCAACGTCACTGACGTCATGTGTGGGCCCGGCCATGGCATCAG TGTGGGAAGCCTTGGAGGTGCCGGTGAAAAACAAACGATGGTGGAAAGAATTACAGTATCCAACTGCAACTTCTTTAATACGATGACCGGTGTCAGGATCAAATCGTGGCAG GGAGGGCGAGGCAAAGCGAACACGTTCCTTTTCACGGACCTCAACATGACTGAAGTACGGTATCCTATCTACATCGACCAGTTCTATTGCCCCCAGGGAAACTGTCCAGAACGG GAAGGTGGTGTGGCCATAACGGACGCAAGATTCATCAACATCCGGGGGACGTCCTCGGAGCAAGAGGCCATCCAGATCCTGTGCAGCAAAAGCGTGCCATGCCACGGGATTTTTCTCCACAACGTGGACCTCTCTTGGGCCAACCACACGGCCCCAACAAAAGCCAAAATCCTAAATGCCCAAGGAAGAGTCGCGGGCAAGGTGAAGCCACAAGTACGCTTCCGTGGCCTCTGA
- the LOC123060542 gene encoding exopolygalacturonase isoform X2, translated as MSAHAFGKEWKSSQFGVGFRIHDGKKAILRAAAGHGASFLALPLLLLLVVSAEARSAAAAGRRKGEGTRYSVMAFHAAGDGKTDDSKAFEETWDSACRDSGGATVYVPEGRTFLLGETKLQGPCKSPITMQVDGDIVAPSSIWGLKSLTSLLAFYRVDNLTVDGSGQIDGRGAPWWDCYNKKKCHYRPQLVSFSFCNGLRVTNIRLKDSADKHMSVFECSQVQVHNVTVVAPRDSPNTDGITMGASDHVRISSCNIHSGDDCVSILTGTTDVNVTDVMCGPGHGISVGSLGGAGEKQTMVERITVSNCNFFNTMTGVRIKSWQGGRGKANTFLFTDLNMTEVRYPIYIDQFYCPQGNCPEREGGVAITDARFINIRGTSSEQEAIQILCSKSVPCHGIFLHNVDLSWANHTAPTKAKILNAQGRVAGKVKPQVRFRGL; from the exons ATGTCGGCGCACGCCTTTGGAAAAGAATGGAAGTCTTCCCAATTTGGAGTAGGCTTTCGAATCCACGATGG CAAGAAGGCGATCTTG AGGGCTGCAGCAGGACATGGCGCCTCCTTCCTCGCGCTGCCGCTGCTACTGCTTCTCGTGGTGTCGGCCGAAGCCCGATCTgcggcggcggccgggcggcgGAAAGGGGAAGGGACTCGGTACAGCGTCATGGCTTTCCACGCCGCCGGGGACGGCAAGACGGATGATTCCAAG GCGTTCGAGGAGACGTGGGACTCGGCATGCAGAGacagcggcggggcgacggtgtACGTCCCTGAAGGAAGGACCTTCCTGCTGGGAGAGACCAAGTTGCAGGGACCCTGCAAGTCGCCGATCACCATGCAG GTGGACGGGGACATCGTGGCGCCAAGCTCCATCTGGGGCCTAAAGTCGTTAACAAGCCTCCTGGCCTTCTACAGGGTGGACAACCTGACGGTGGACGGCAGCGGGCAGATCGACGGCCGAGGCGCGCCGTGGTGGGACTGCTACAACAAGAAG AAATGCCATTACCGGCCACAG CTGGTGTCATTCTCGTTCTGCAACGGTCTACGGGTGACCAACATACGCCTCAAGGACAGCGCCGACAAGCACATGAGCGTGTTCGAGTGCAGCCAGGTGCAGGTGCACAACGTCACCGTCGTGGCGCCCCGCGACAGCCCCAACACGGACGGGATCACCATGGGGGCCTCCGACCATGTCCGCATCTCCTCTTGCAACATCCACAGCG GTGATGATTGCGTGTCGATTCTAACGGGCACCACCGATGTCAACGTCACTGACGTCATGTGTGGGCCCGGCCATGGCATCAG TGTGGGAAGCCTTGGAGGTGCCGGTGAAAAACAAACGATGGTGGAAAGAATTACAGTATCCAACTGCAACTTCTTTAATACGATGACCGGTGTCAGGATCAAATCGTGGCAG GGAGGGCGAGGCAAAGCGAACACGTTCCTTTTCACGGACCTCAACATGACTGAAGTACGGTATCCTATCTACATCGACCAGTTCTATTGCCCCCAGGGAAACTGTCCAGAACGG GAAGGTGGTGTGGCCATAACGGACGCAAGATTCATCAACATCCGGGGGACGTCCTCGGAGCAAGAGGCCATCCAGATCCTGTGCAGCAAAAGCGTGCCATGCCACGGGATTTTTCTCCACAACGTGGACCTCTCTTGGGCCAACCACACGGCCCCAACAAAAGCCAAAATCCTAAATGCCCAAGGAAGAGTCGCGGGCAAGGTGAAGCCACAAGTACGCTTCCGTGGCCTCTGA
- the LOC123058061 gene encoding probable polygalacturonase At1g80170 translates to MAFHAAGDGETDDSKAFEETWESACRDSGGANVYVPAGRTFLLRDATFNGPCKSPITMQVDGDIVAPSTLWQLRSSSVLTFHEVDNLTVDGSGQIDGRGAPWWDCHNHKLVSFSFCNGLRVTNIRLKDSALKHISVYRCSQALVHNVSISAPGDSPNTDGITIGASHHVRVSSSSIQSGDDCVSIITGTTDVNVTDITCGPGHGISVGSLGGAGEGPAMVERITVSNCKFFNTTNGVRIKSWQGGQGKASGFIFRDLNMTEVQHPIDIDQFYCPHGNCPERQGGVAITDARFINIHGTSSEREAIKIMCSNSVPCHDIYLDNVDLSCCRHTAPPKAKALNAHGSVAGTVEPQVRFLGR, encoded by the exons CCATGCCGCCGGGGACGGCGAGACGGATGATTCCAAG GCGTTCGAGGAGACATGGGAATCTGCGTGCAGGGACAGCGGCGGGGCGAACGTCTACGTCCCTGCAGGAAGGACCTTCCTGCTGCGCGACGCCACTTTCAACGGGCCCTGCAAGTCGCCCATCACCATGCAG GTGGACGGGGACATCGTGGCGCCAAGCACCCTCTGGCAGCTAAGATCGTCAAGCGTGCTGACCTTCCACGAGGTGGACAACCTGACGGTGGACGGCAGCGGCCAGATCGACGGCCGGGGCGCCCCATGGTGGGATTGCCACAACCACAAG CTGGTGTCATTCTCGTTCTGCAACGGCCTGCGGGTGACCAACATACGTCTCAAGGACAGCGCCCTCAAGCACATCAGCGTGTACAGGTGCAGCCAGGCGCTGGTGCACAACGTCTCCATCTCCGCGCCCGGCGACAGCCCCAACACGGACGGGATCACCATTGGGGCCTCCCACCATGTCCGCGTCTCCTCTTCCTCCATCCAGTCCG GTGATGATTGCGTGTCGATTATAACGGGAACCACCGATGTGAACGTCACCGACATCACGTGTGGGCCCGGTCATGGTATCAG TGTGGGAAGCCTTGGAGGTGCTGGTGAAGGCCCAGCGATGGTGGAGAGGATTACAGTATCCAACTGCAAATTCTTCAATACGACCAACGGCGTCAGGATCAAATCGTGGCAG GGAGGGCAAGGCAAAGCGAGCGGATTCATTTTCAGGGACCTCAACATGACTGAAGTCCAACATCCTATCGACATCGACCAGTTCTACTGCCCGCATGGAAACTGTCCAGAACGG CAAGGTGGTGTGGCCATAACCGACGCGAGGTTCATCAACATCCATGGGACGTCCTCCGAGCGAGAGGCTATCAAGATCATGTGCAGCAATAGCGTGCCATGCCACGACATCTATCTCGATAATGTCGACCTATCCTGTTGTAGGCACACTGCCCCACCAAAAGCCAAGGCTCTGAATGCCCATGGGAGCGTCGCGGGCACGGTGGAGCCACAAGTACGGTTCTTGGGACGTTGA